From Actinomyces slackii, a single genomic window includes:
- the smpB gene encoding SsrA-binding protein SmpB, with protein sequence MPPKTSRSTQAGAPRKPTPGQRAKAASDAHKTIARNKKATHDYFIEDRYEAGLVLTGTEVKALRMGRASLTEAWIEIDRHGEAWLQGAHIPEYLQGTWNNHTPRRKRKLLLHRGELERLAMRVQAKGYTVVPLELYFVGGRAKIEIALARGKQDWDKRQALREAQDKREAARAMAAANRRRG encoded by the coding sequence ATGCCCCCCAAGACCTCTCGGTCCACGCAGGCCGGGGCGCCCAGGAAGCCCACCCCGGGTCAGCGGGCCAAGGCCGCCTCCGATGCCCACAAGACCATCGCCCGCAACAAGAAGGCCACGCACGACTACTTCATTGAGGACCGCTATGAGGCGGGCCTGGTGCTGACCGGCACCGAGGTCAAGGCGCTGCGCATGGGTCGGGCCTCCCTGACGGAGGCCTGGATCGAGATCGACCGCCACGGCGAGGCCTGGCTCCAGGGCGCGCACATTCCCGAGTACCTCCAGGGGACCTGGAACAACCACACCCCGCGGCGCAAGCGAAAGCTGCTGCTCCACCGCGGTGAGCTGGAGCGCCTGGCCATGCGCGTCCAGGCCAAGGGCTACACCGTGGTTCCCCTGGAGCTCTACTTCGTCGGCGGGCGGGCCAAGATCGAGATCGCCCTGGCCCGAGGCAAGCAGGACTGGGACAAGCGCCAGGCCCTGCGCGAGGCCCAGGACAAGCGCGAGGCGGCGCGCGCCATGGCCGCGGCCAATCGCCGTCGGGGCTGA
- a CDS encoding M23 family metallopeptidase codes for MRSSSPRRTLARALLGAVTVVSLALVPLPAVADERSDAVADQEEAQRRQQELVASLEGVSAELGQAYIDLQNAQTELATAEAALTAAQTTLAEKEREQEIASDRLDTATESLATIKKEAEDSEATASTNSDSVAEIVVATYQGDNSVTSWTYVLESQDAAELNRRASAMEIGSGVQEAVLAAAEAERARNANRQARQNAATNRVATLKTEADAAQQAASKAASDAKTKRDEVSTAAAAAKTATDTLEAQKASLEEQQAQAAADEAAAAATVARIDEANRGTSEPAPAAAADLGSGSIGRPIAGSMVVASPFGYRIHPITGESRLHAGVDLVASTGVPQYAGVAGTVTNFSNSSCGNGVFVNGGMIDGQSVILAYCHLSQHSVPDGASVAKGDTIGLTGATGGATGPHVHFEVIINGSEIDPMTLPGF; via the coding sequence ATGCGCTCCTCCTCACCCCGCCGCACGCTGGCCCGCGCTCTCCTGGGCGCTGTGACCGTCGTCAGTCTCGCGCTCGTGCCGCTGCCCGCGGTGGCCGATGAGCGCTCCGATGCCGTGGCGGACCAGGAGGAGGCCCAGCGCCGCCAGCAGGAGCTCGTCGCCTCCCTGGAGGGCGTCAGCGCCGAGCTCGGCCAGGCCTACATCGACCTGCAGAACGCCCAGACGGAGCTGGCCACGGCCGAGGCCGCGCTGACCGCGGCGCAGACCACCCTGGCGGAGAAGGAGCGCGAGCAGGAGATCGCCTCGGATCGTCTGGACACCGCGACCGAGAGCCTGGCCACCATCAAGAAGGAGGCCGAGGACTCTGAGGCCACGGCGAGCACCAACTCCGACTCGGTGGCCGAGATCGTCGTGGCCACCTACCAGGGCGACAACTCGGTGACCTCCTGGACCTACGTGCTGGAGTCCCAGGACGCCGCCGAGCTCAACCGGCGCGCCTCGGCGATGGAGATCGGCTCGGGCGTTCAGGAGGCGGTGCTGGCCGCCGCGGAGGCCGAGCGCGCCCGCAACGCCAACCGTCAGGCGCGCCAGAACGCGGCCACCAACCGCGTGGCCACGCTCAAGACGGAGGCCGACGCCGCCCAGCAGGCCGCGTCCAAGGCGGCCAGCGATGCCAAGACCAAGCGCGATGAGGTCTCCACGGCCGCTGCGGCGGCCAAGACCGCCACCGACACCCTGGAGGCGCAGAAGGCGAGCCTGGAGGAGCAGCAGGCCCAGGCGGCTGCCGATGAGGCCGCGGCCGCGGCCACCGTCGCCAGGATCGATGAGGCCAACCGCGGCACCTCCGAGCCCGCCCCCGCGGCCGCCGCGGATCTGGGCAGTGGCTCGATCGGGCGGCCCATCGCCGGCTCCATGGTCGTGGCCTCACCCTTCGGCTACCGCATCCACCCCATCACCGGGGAGAGTCGCCTGCACGCGGGAGTGGACCTGGTGGCCTCCACCGGGGTCCCCCAGTACGCGGGAGTCGCCGGAACGGTCACCAACTTCTCCAACTCCTCATGCGGCAACGGGGTGTTCGTCAACGGGGGGATGATCGACGGGCAGTCCGTCATCCTGGCCTACTGCCACCTCTCCCAGCACTCGGTGCCCGATGGTGCCAGCGTCGCCAAGGGGGACACCATCGGCCTGACCGGCGCAACGGGCGGTGCCACCGGCCCGCATGTCCACTTCGAGGTCATCATCAACGGCTCGGAGATCGACCCGATGACCCTGCCCGGATTCTGA
- the ftsX gene encoding permease-like cell division protein FtsX, with protein sequence MRLRFILSETAKGMSRNLAMTVSVILVAFVSLLFVGASGLLQAQIAAMKGEWYDEVEVSVYMCPQASAYPTCAEGEATQEQIDAVESTITGALDSFVESYQIESKEQAYANFMKSFGNTAVGRNATEDMMPVSFRIKLVDPENYAVVAEQFSGHAGVERVVDQGSTLEPLFTVMNRASWITGGLAVIMGVAAVLLIFTTIRLSAMSRSRETGIMRLVGASNLFIQLPFILEGVIAALIGALLAVGALWAGVHYVVEDWLAGSLSFTSAFIDTGAVLSLAPWLILAAIVLAAASSAFSLSKYTKV encoded by the coding sequence ATGCGTCTACGTTTCATCCTCTCCGAGACCGCCAAGGGCATGAGCCGCAACCTGGCCATGACTGTCTCCGTCATCCTGGTGGCCTTCGTCTCCCTGCTCTTCGTGGGAGCCTCGGGCCTGCTGCAGGCCCAGATCGCCGCCATGAAGGGCGAGTGGTATGACGAGGTCGAGGTCTCGGTCTACATGTGCCCCCAGGCATCGGCCTATCCCACCTGCGCTGAGGGCGAGGCCACCCAGGAGCAGATCGATGCCGTGGAGTCCACGATCACCGGCGCCCTGGACTCCTTCGTGGAGAGCTACCAGATCGAGTCCAAGGAGCAGGCCTACGCCAACTTCATGAAGTCCTTCGGCAACACGGCCGTGGGCCGCAATGCCACCGAGGACATGATGCCGGTCTCCTTCAGGATCAAGCTCGTCGACCCGGAGAACTACGCCGTGGTCGCCGAGCAGTTCTCCGGCCACGCCGGCGTCGAGCGCGTCGTGGACCAGGGCTCGACCCTCGAGCCCCTGTTCACGGTGATGAACCGCGCCTCGTGGATCACCGGCGGACTGGCCGTGATCATGGGAGTGGCCGCGGTGCTGCTCATCTTCACCACCATCCGCCTGTCAGCCATGTCCCGCTCCCGGGAGACCGGGATCATGCGCCTGGTCGGCGCCTCCAATCTGTTCATCCAGCTGCCCTTCATCCTGGAGGGGGTCATCGCCGCCCTGATCGGGGCGCTGCTGGCCGTGGGCGCCCTGTGGGCCGGGGTCCACTACGTGGTTGAGGACTGGCTGGCCGGCTCCCTGTCCTTCACCAGTGCCTTCATCGACACCGGGGCCGTCCTCAGCCTGGCGCCCTGGCTCATCCTCGCGGCCATTGTCCTGGCCGCGGCCTCCTCCGCCTTCTCGCTGTCGAAGTACACCAAGGTCTGA
- the ftsE gene encoding cell division ATP-binding protein FtsE, with the protein MIRFDHVSKVYKRGARPALDEVDIEVERDEFVFLVGASGSGKSTFLRLVLREERPTSGKVHVLGRNLSQISSWKVPQLRREMGFVFQDFRLLESKTVLENVALASQVIGKPRHYILSAVPEALELVGLEGKEKRLPHELSGGEQQRVAIARAMVNRPKLLLADEPTGNLDPSTSVGIMRLLDRINRQGTTVVMATHDDEIVDQMRKRVIELKGGQVVRDQARGVYGSDR; encoded by the coding sequence ATGATCCGATTTGACCACGTCTCCAAGGTCTACAAGCGAGGAGCGCGTCCAGCCCTCGATGAGGTCGATATCGAGGTCGAGCGCGATGAGTTCGTCTTCCTCGTGGGGGCCTCGGGCTCCGGGAAGTCAACCTTCCTGCGCCTGGTGCTGCGCGAGGAGCGCCCCACCTCCGGGAAGGTTCACGTCCTGGGGCGCAACCTGTCCCAGATCTCCTCGTGGAAGGTCCCCCAGCTGCGCCGGGAGATGGGCTTCGTCTTCCAGGACTTCCGCCTCCTGGAGAGCAAGACCGTGCTGGAGAACGTGGCCCTGGCCTCACAGGTCATCGGCAAGCCCCGCCACTACATCCTCTCGGCCGTTCCCGAGGCGCTGGAGCTGGTGGGCCTGGAGGGCAAGGAGAAGCGCCTTCCCCATGAGCTCTCCGGCGGCGAGCAGCAGCGCGTGGCCATCGCCCGCGCCATGGTCAACCGCCCCAAGCTCCTCCTGGCCGATGAGCCCACCGGCAACCTCGACCCCTCCACCTCCGTGGGGATCATGCGCCTCCTGGACCGCATCAACCGGCAGGGGACCACGGTGGTCATGGCCACCCACGACGACGAGATCGTCGATCAGATGCGCAAGCGCGTCATCGAGCTCAAGGGCGGTCAGGTCGTGCGCGACCAGGCCCGTGGTGTCTACGGCTCGGACCGCTGA
- a CDS encoding single-stranded DNA-binding protein codes for MTRQLDLTLQGVVGTHPVLSRVGDQPRPYCRFRVAVTPTYRTDKGWQDGETQWFTAKAWGRLAENITASLHKGDPVLLAGRLAQESWTSQNGTHSTNVITLQSAGHDLTRGETRFLRVRSEPRPETGQAPQETSSEPAVPSPSAPASASSPAGPGPLPVIPPPTVSPEGLGAPVAPGSPSPLPDPGLPEPPHPPEPMELASYEVADDEAEF; via the coding sequence ATGACCCGCCAGCTCGACCTCACCCTCCAGGGTGTCGTCGGAACCCACCCCGTGCTCTCCCGCGTGGGAGACCAGCCCCGCCCCTACTGCCGCTTCCGGGTGGCGGTCACCCCCACCTACCGCACCGACAAGGGCTGGCAGGATGGGGAGACCCAGTGGTTCACCGCCAAGGCCTGGGGCAGGCTCGCCGAGAACATCACCGCCTCCCTGCACAAGGGCGATCCTGTGCTGCTGGCGGGCAGGCTCGCCCAGGAGTCCTGGACCTCCCAGAACGGCACCCACAGCACCAATGTCATCACCCTGCAGTCCGCGGGCCATGACCTGACCCGCGGGGAGACCCGCTTCCTGCGCGTCAGGTCGGAGCCGCGCCCCGAGACGGGCCAGGCCCCGCAGGAGACCTCCTCAGAGCCTGCGGTCCCGTCGCCATCGGCGCCTGCCAGCGCCTCGTCGCCCGCTGGACCGGGTCCCCTGCCGGTGATCCCGCCTCCCACGGTCTCGCCTGAGGGACTGGGCGCGCCGGTGGCGCCGGGGTCCCCGAGCCCACTGCCCGATCCCGGGCTGCCCGAGCCTCCCCACCCGCCCGAGCCGATGGAGCTGGCGTCCTATGAGGTGGCCGACGACGAAGCCGAGTTCTGA
- a CDS encoding GTPase, with the protein MTQADSESSLLTSHEPAVLDAAHLEARLAGIRQALASCPTEVPASLSLPAQESLNAVADRLALGVDHTVVALFGGTGSGKSSLFNALTGLDFADVGARRPTTSRAAACTWGDAATALLDFLGVSPQRRIQHETVLEAASQHGMEGLVLLDVPDYDSVTTEHSLQVDRLVPLADILVWVVDPQKYADAALHEGYLRGLGARQEDMLVLVNQIDTLPESGRQTLLDDVHALLVQDGLTRVQVLPVSAVRGDNLDEVRDLLRQRVARESNAARTASAELDAITARLRPTVAQRRIELDPAAAQVATAALLRASGARAVEDSLRASLSRMIPRALARPEPPASSAVKAAHSAWVRHTADGLPPAWEQSLENTVMTPERLAGQTAEAVSSVPLPGHREPLIDLLWWGGLTLLVAALAWAGTILVRGGSGLVIAAVLGGAGLIAAGVAMMRRRMHAKREATRYREQVGQRVGAVVDRGLSSPASKVLSHHRSLQAALGV; encoded by the coding sequence ATGACCCAAGCCGATTCCGAATCCAGCCTCCTGACCTCCCACGAGCCCGCCGTGCTCGACGCCGCGCACCTGGAGGCGCGCCTGGCCGGCATTCGCCAGGCACTGGCCTCCTGTCCCACCGAGGTCCCCGCATCCCTGTCCCTTCCTGCTCAGGAGTCTCTCAACGCCGTCGCCGATCGGCTCGCCCTGGGGGTGGACCACACCGTTGTGGCGCTCTTCGGAGGAACCGGCTCCGGCAAGTCATCCCTGTTCAACGCCCTGACAGGACTGGACTTCGCCGACGTGGGCGCGCGGCGCCCCACCACCTCGCGGGCGGCGGCCTGCACCTGGGGCGACGCCGCCACGGCCCTCCTGGACTTCCTGGGGGTCTCCCCGCAGCGGCGCATCCAGCACGAGACCGTGCTGGAGGCCGCCAGCCAGCACGGGATGGAGGGCCTGGTGCTCCTGGACGTGCCCGACTACGACTCGGTGACCACCGAGCACTCCTTGCAGGTCGATCGGCTCGTGCCCCTGGCCGACATCCTGGTGTGGGTGGTCGATCCCCAGAAGTACGCGGATGCCGCCCTGCACGAGGGCTATCTGCGGGGTCTTGGGGCCCGCCAGGAGGACATGCTCGTCCTGGTCAACCAGATCGACACCCTCCCGGAGTCGGGCAGGCAGACCCTGCTCGACGACGTTCACGCCCTCTTGGTCCAGGACGGCCTGACCCGTGTCCAGGTCCTGCCGGTCTCGGCTGTGCGGGGGGACAACCTCGACGAGGTGCGCGACCTGCTGCGCCAGCGCGTGGCCCGGGAGTCCAATGCGGCGCGCACCGCCTCTGCCGAGCTCGACGCCATCACCGCGCGACTGAGGCCCACGGTGGCCCAGCGCCGCATCGAGCTCGACCCCGCGGCGGCCCAGGTGGCCACCGCTGCCCTGCTGCGCGCCTCGGGGGCCAGGGCGGTGGAGGACTCCTTGCGCGCCAGCCTGTCCCGGATGATCCCCCGGGCCCTGGCCCGGCCCGAGCCCCCGGCCTCCAGCGCGGTCAAGGCCGCCCACTCGGCGTGGGTGCGCCACACCGCCGATGGCCTGCCTCCGGCATGGGAGCAGAGCCTGGAGAACACGGTGATGACCCCGGAGCGCCTGGCCGGGCAGACTGCCGAGGCGGTCAGCTCGGTGCCACTGCCCGGGCACCGCGAGCCGCTGATCGACCTCCTGTGGTGGGGAGGCCTGACGCTCCTGGTCGCGGCCCTGGCCTGGGCCGGCACGATCCTCGTGCGGGGAGGCTCGGGGCTCGTGATCGCCGCGGTCCTGGGAGGCGCCGGTCTCATCGCCGCAGGCGTGGCGATGATGCGCCGCCGCATGCACGCCAAGCGGGAGGCCACCCGCTACCGGGAGCAGGTGGGCCAGCGGGTGGGCGCCGTGGTCGATCGGGGCCTGAGCTCACCGGCCTCCAAGGTGCTGAGCCATCACCGCAGCCTTCAGGCCGCTCTGGGGGTCTGA
- a CDS encoding GTPase, whose product MPVPASPTRAEEDVPVSALSRAQLLDVLTDLVGDLEHLDLSLRAEGVQDARSLRTTLIGQVRDQVIPRLQDADIPSIVVVGGSTGAGKSTLVNSVLGQEVSDAGVLRPTTRTPVLVVNPEDQESLAEHPLREVCEQVVSEAIPAGLALIDASDLDSVHEANRALAGRLLDAADLWLFVTTAARYGDQTPWVTLEEAARRETPIAVVLNRVPSTILSEVRRDLTTRLQGLGLSESPFFVVPDAGPHEGLLPTASMAQLRDWIQLLAGRHRAAGLVRRTGKGVWTALRADLATLADAVDAQRAAAQELEEASASLRRVAVERLRMDLRRGSAGEGATATRWLTLASAGGPLASLAQGGRLRRGFLGRAEKARAQGLAVLAEEAREALAAQLQAATLGLLQRVEQAWQEAGAGGYSGRLLGQGDPAGTTVESWAGYLGAHAQAAPKGLTQAGAVDLLVAAASGVEGAVGAVRRLGIESQWEEARSLLMEAVEEALTATVPPGAAASLAPAPGFAAALRLRAGELKPFTRPGAAA is encoded by the coding sequence ATGCCCGTACCTGCTTCCCCGACCCGCGCCGAGGAAGACGTCCCTGTCTCGGCCCTGTCCCGTGCCCAGCTCCTCGACGTCCTGACCGACCTGGTGGGCGACCTGGAGCACCTTGACCTGTCCCTGCGCGCCGAGGGAGTCCAGGACGCCCGCAGCCTGCGCACCACCCTGATCGGCCAGGTCCGCGACCAGGTGATCCCCCGCCTCCAGGACGCCGACATCCCCTCCATCGTCGTGGTCGGCGGCTCCACCGGAGCCGGCAAGTCAACCCTGGTCAACTCCGTCCTGGGGCAGGAGGTCTCCGACGCCGGGGTCCTGCGGCCCACGACACGCACCCCCGTCCTGGTGGTCAACCCCGAGGATCAGGAGTCCCTGGCGGAGCACCCCCTGCGGGAGGTCTGCGAGCAGGTCGTCTCCGAGGCGATCCCGGCGGGCCTGGCCCTGATCGATGCCTCTGATCTGGACTCCGTCCATGAGGCCAACCGGGCGCTGGCGGGCAGGCTCCTGGATGCCGCGGATCTGTGGCTCTTCGTCACCACCGCCGCCCGCTACGGCGACCAGACCCCCTGGGTGACCCTGGAGGAGGCGGCCCGGCGCGAGACCCCCATCGCCGTGGTGCTCAACCGCGTCCCCTCCACCATCCTGTCCGAGGTGCGCCGCGACCTGACCACCCGGCTGCAGGGGCTGGGCCTGTCGGAGTCCCCCTTCTTCGTCGTGCCCGACGCCGGCCCCCACGAGGGCCTGCTCCCGACCGCCTCCATGGCTCAGCTGCGCGACTGGATCCAGCTGCTGGCGGGCCGCCATCGCGCTGCCGGCCTGGTGCGGCGCACCGGCAAGGGCGTGTGGACGGCGCTGCGGGCAGACCTGGCCACCCTGGCCGATGCTGTGGATGCCCAGCGCGCCGCCGCCCAGGAGCTGGAGGAGGCCAGCGCCTCCCTGCGACGGGTCGCGGTTGAGCGCCTGCGCATGGATCTGCGGAGGGGATCGGCCGGGGAGGGGGCCACAGCCACCCGCTGGCTCACCCTGGCCTCCGCCGGCGGGCCACTGGCCTCCCTGGCCCAGGGCGGCCGGCTGCGCCGCGGATTCCTGGGGCGCGCGGAGAAGGCTCGCGCCCAGGGGCTGGCCGTCCTGGCCGAGGAGGCCCGAGAGGCCCTGGCCGCCCAGCTCCAGGCCGCCACCCTCGGTCTGCTGCAAAGGGTCGAGCAGGCCTGGCAGGAGGCGGGGGCCGGCGGTTACAGCGGCAGGCTCCTGGGTCAGGGCGATCCTGCCGGCACCACTGTCGAGTCCTGGGCCGGATACCTGGGGGCCCACGCGCAGGCCGCCCCCAAGGGCCTGACCCAGGCCGGCGCCGTCGACCTGCTCGTGGCCGCGGCCAGCGGGGTCGAGGGCGCGGTGGGGGCGGTGCGCCGCCTGGGCATCGAGAGCCAGTGGGAGGAGGCCCGATCCCTGCTCATGGAGGCCGTGGAGGAGGCGCTGACCGCTACTGTTCCTCCTGGGGCGGCCGCCTCCCTCGCGCCCGCCCCCGGGTTCGCCGCTGCACTGCGACTGCGCGCAGGCGAGCTCAAGCCCTTCACCCGTCCCGGAGCAGCAGCATGA
- a CDS encoding DUF2335 domain-containing protein, whose translation MIHDDEGASLDEPGAGGSTVGQQKGSAPGSEPNGGELQEHPDSQAGRGEELLESGGGVHPSGDEGGAAYSAASLTYTHIGPLPPPGHFLGYEQALPGAADRILAMAEKAHAAEIENQRTTTKAEARAFLGAAWAVAFFPWLLGAATIGLLVAGESASAAVTGLATAFAIGPQIITATRSKKQSE comes from the coding sequence ATGATCCACGATGATGAGGGGGCGAGCCTTGATGAACCCGGTGCTGGAGGCAGTACGGTCGGGCAGCAGAAGGGGAGCGCGCCTGGCTCTGAACCCAACGGTGGAGAACTACAGGAGCATCCGGACTCCCAGGCAGGGCGTGGCGAAGAGCTCCTGGAATCGGGTGGGGGAGTCCATCCGTCTGGCGATGAAGGAGGAGCGGCCTACTCGGCGGCCTCGCTGACGTACACGCACATAGGCCCGTTGCCTCCGCCAGGGCATTTCCTGGGCTACGAGCAGGCCCTGCCTGGAGCGGCCGACCGGATACTCGCCATGGCTGAGAAGGCTCATGCCGCCGAGATCGAGAACCAGAGGACCACGACGAAGGCAGAGGCCCGAGCCTTCCTCGGGGCCGCCTGGGCGGTCGCGTTTTTCCCGTGGCTACTGGGCGCGGCCACGATTGGCCTCCTCGTTGCCGGCGAATCCGCCTCAGCAGCAGTGACTGGGCTGGCGACAGCATTCGCCATCGGCCCACAGATCATCACGGCTACACGCTCCAAGAAGCAGAGCGAGTAG
- a CDS encoding ATP-binding cassette domain-containing protein, translated as MVPTALVVRLLSAQASSEPQTFTEAFTVGRAPDSGVQIIHPLVSRTHLRLTPTPTGWQVTCHGRNGMLVNGAVTREALITAGTRIQLGDASGPALGLTPIASQAPAQAPQSMAPQGMAPQGAPMPGPVALGPSPASSVPYQGRPQQGTPPPMPSPGTPAPGATIPGPPMPAPPQGAPGGMAPFNQAPYATVPGAAPGHSPMPPSAPSAQSASSGAFPSSHHTVKSFKVTSGTIGRAPDNAIVLDDPLVSKHHARIDMTPQGLTITDLGSTNGMYLAGQRVPNVLVTQPVVVGLGSTFVSFSPDGTSEIQVAGGAGGELVGKDLTFKVNGGQLTLLDGISFSLPGNELLAVVGPSGAGKSTLLKALTGEQKAQEGQVIFDGLDVYEHYPVMRNKIGVVPQNDVVHAALTVRQTLEYAAELRFAKDVSKAERKQRITEVLEDLDLTAHVDKRVKKLSGGQRKRVSTAIELLTRPSLLFLDEPTSGLDPQLDRDVMDLLASLAHGTRPGDTGRTVVVVTHNENHIDRADKVLILAAGGRPVYYGSPREVLPHFRQRLAEIASRGQLLLNAPKGTLPDPPAVDGYADVYALIRNHTPELRAYLEATVPSTRRGGAAPSTQTKAPEQKGTRKQSGLRQISTLVRRHLRIVAADPSYLAFMLLLPVIMGLLTKVIEGDHGFAVPDYPDPTPQAPVVYSSQALQLLIILITGAAFAGMAATIRELVGERDVFLREKAVGLRSGAYLIAKSIVLGLITTVQTAIMVGIALALNDGPDDAVVVGIPELELALCCWVVAFVCGLLGLAVSSFVSSSEQVMPVLVVTIMAQLVLSGGIVPVEGRAVFEQLSWFMPARWGYAMAASTVDMLTILPTRDDALWDHTSKQWLTNLGVMSGLGLACMTACFIGLARRGRR; from the coding sequence GTGGTTCCCACTGCACTGGTCGTGCGCCTGCTGTCAGCCCAGGCCTCCAGCGAGCCCCAGACCTTCACCGAGGCCTTCACCGTGGGCCGCGCCCCCGATAGCGGGGTGCAGATCATCCACCCGCTGGTCTCGCGCACCCACCTGCGCCTGACTCCGACGCCCACGGGCTGGCAGGTGACCTGTCATGGTCGTAATGGCATGCTCGTCAACGGCGCAGTCACCCGCGAGGCGCTCATCACCGCTGGCACGCGCATCCAGCTCGGCGATGCCTCAGGGCCCGCACTGGGGCTGACCCCCATCGCCTCCCAGGCCCCTGCCCAGGCGCCCCAGAGCATGGCACCCCAGGGGATGGCGCCCCAGGGCGCGCCAATGCCCGGACCCGTGGCCCTGGGTCCTTCTCCGGCGTCGTCCGTCCCCTACCAGGGCCGGCCCCAGCAGGGCACTCCGCCCCCCATGCCATCCCCGGGCACCCCGGCGCCCGGGGCCACGATCCCGGGGCCGCCGATGCCCGCCCCGCCCCAGGGCGCGCCGGGCGGCATGGCGCCCTTCAACCAGGCCCCCTACGCCACCGTTCCGGGAGCGGCTCCCGGCCACTCCCCCATGCCCCCGAGCGCGCCGTCGGCGCAGTCGGCCAGCTCCGGCGCCTTCCCCTCCTCGCACCACACCGTGAAGTCCTTCAAGGTCACCTCCGGAACGATCGGCCGCGCCCCGGACAACGCCATCGTCCTGGATGACCCGCTCGTCTCCAAGCACCACGCCCGGATCGACATGACCCCCCAGGGACTGACGATCACCGACCTGGGCTCGACCAACGGCATGTACCTGGCCGGGCAGAGAGTCCCGAATGTGCTGGTCACCCAGCCGGTCGTGGTCGGCCTGGGCTCGACCTTCGTGTCCTTCAGCCCCGATGGCACCAGCGAGATCCAGGTGGCCGGCGGTGCGGGAGGCGAGCTGGTGGGCAAGGACCTGACCTTCAAGGTCAACGGCGGCCAGCTCACCCTGCTGGACGGGATCTCCTTCTCCCTGCCCGGCAACGAGCTGCTGGCCGTGGTGGGACCCTCCGGGGCGGGAAAGTCCACCCTGCTCAAGGCACTGACCGGCGAGCAGAAGGCCCAGGAGGGCCAGGTGATCTTCGATGGCCTGGATGTCTACGAGCACTACCCGGTCATGCGCAACAAGATCGGCGTGGTCCCCCAGAACGACGTGGTCCACGCCGCCCTGACCGTGCGCCAGACCCTGGAGTACGCCGCGGAGCTGCGCTTCGCCAAGGACGTGTCCAAGGCGGAGCGCAAGCAGCGCATCACCGAGGTCCTGGAGGACCTCGACCTGACCGCGCATGTGGACAAGCGCGTCAAGAAGCTCTCCGGCGGCCAGCGCAAGCGCGTCTCAACGGCGATCGAGCTGCTCACCCGCCCCAGCCTGCTCTTCCTGGATGAGCCGACCTCCGGCCTGGACCCCCAGCTGGACCGCGATGTCATGGACCTGCTGGCCTCCCTGGCCCACGGGACCCGCCCCGGCGATACGGGCCGCACCGTGGTGGTGGTCACTCACAACGAGAATCACATCGACCGAGCGGACAAGGTGCTCATCCTGGCCGCCGGGGGCCGACCGGTCTACTACGGCTCCCCGCGCGAGGTCCTCCCCCACTTCCGCCAGCGCCTGGCGGAGATCGCCTCGCGGGGCCAGCTCCTGCTCAACGCCCCCAAGGGCACCCTGCCCGATCCTCCCGCCGTGGACGGCTACGCCGATGTCTACGCCCTGATCCGCAATCACACCCCCGAGCTGCGGGCATACCTGGAGGCCACCGTGCCCTCGACCCGCCGAGGCGGGGCGGCGCCCTCCACCCAGACCAAGGCCCCCGAGCAGAAGGGCACTCGCAAGCAGTCAGGGCTCCGCCAGATCTCCACCCTGGTGCGACGGCATCTGAGGATCGTGGCGGCCGACCCCTCCTACCTGGCCTTCATGCTGCTGCTGCCGGTCATCATGGGCCTGCTGACCAAGGTGATCGAGGGCGATCACGGATTCGCCGTCCCCGACTACCCCGACCCCACCCCCCAGGCCCCGGTCGTCTACTCCTCCCAGGCGCTCCAGCTCCTCATCATCCTCATCACCGGGGCGGCCTTCGCCGGCATGGCGGCCACGATCCGCGAGCTGGTCGGGGAGCGGGACGTGTTCCTGCGGGAGAAGGCCGTCGGGCTGAGATCGGGCGCCTACCTGATCGCCAAGTCCATTGTCCTGGGGCTGATCACCACGGTGCAGACCGCGATCATGGTGGGCATCGCCCTGGCTCTCAACGATGGGCCCGACGACGCCGTCGTCGTGGGCATCCCCGAGCTGGAGCTGGCCCTGTGCTGCTGGGTGGTGGCCTTCGTCTGCGGCCTGCTGGGACTGGCGGTCTCCTCCTTCGTCTCCTCCTCCGAGCAGGTCATGCCGGTGCTGGTGGTGACGATCATGGCCCAGCTGGTCCTGTCCGGCGGGATCGTCCCCGTCGAGGGCAGGGCGGTCTTCGAGCAGCTGTCCTGGTTCATGCCGGCCCGTTGGGGCTATGCGATGGCCGCCTCCACGGTGGACATGCTGACGATCCTGCCCACGCGGGACGATGCGCTGTGGGATCACACCTCCAAGCAGTGGCTGACCAACCTGGGGGTCATGTCCGGCCTCGGCCTGGCCTGCATGACCGCCTGCTTCATCGGCCTGGCCCGGCGAGGACGGCGCTGA